The genomic DNA ATAAATAAATACAAACCTTCCAACAAATTCCTTTTAGTTATAAATAGCTTAAAATTATAATTCTTTAAGAAAACCTAATATTCCTTTAGGATTAATAATAATATATATAGTTATAATGTTAATTAATTGATAATTGTATATTAGCATTAGCTAATATAGTATCAATTAGCTATTACCTTTAGTGTTAATTTTGTGTTTATTAATTGTAAACAAAGATATTATGAAATTAAAATTATTATTATTATTATTTCTGCTTTTCAGTTTATTAAACGTTAACGCTCAGAGTATATCGTGTCGAGCAGCAGAGGAAAACGCAAAAGTGTATAGAGATAACCCGAGTGCGCTTCAGGAAAAGAAAGACTTTGATATTTTTAGTAAAGAATTTGCTTTAAAGCAAAAAAAGGAATCTACAAAACAAGAAGCAGTGTCATATACCATACCTGTTGTTTTTCATGTTTATGGAGACATTCAAAGTGGTCAAACTGTAACTTATGACAAAATTGTTACACATCTAAGGCATCTTAATGATGACTTTAACGGAAGAAATGATGATTATGAAACAGTTGAAGATTTTTTCAAATCTCGTAGAGGAACTTTAGACATTGAATTTAAGTTGGCTAAAATAGACCCGAACGGAGGTTGTACTAATGGTGTCGTTTTTCATTCAGCAAAAAATGGCTATGGTAATGGTGGTGGTTATGATGACCAAATTGCTGCAGATGCATGGGATAATGAAAAGTATATGAATGTATACATTCAAAATGATTTATATAACGAAGGTTCATTAACGAACTCTGGTGTTGCTTGGTATCCTAACACAGGTATGACAGATGCTAATACAGCTCGTGTAGTATTTAACGGTGCTTACTTGTATGACAACTCTTACAGTAAAGAGTTCTCAGCAACTTTAACACATGAATTTGGTCATTTCATGAATTTAATACACACTTTCGAGGGAGGTTGTTCGGGTACGGATGAAGTAGCCGATACTCCTAAAGAAGATGCAGCACATACCCTAGCTTGTTCTCCTGGAACAAATTGTGATGGTGACAAAGTAAATATTGAAAATTATATGGGTTACAATGGAGCTCAAGGTTGTTACAAAATGTACACCCAAGGTCAAATTACTCGTATGCTTGCTGCTTTACAACATCCAGCACGTGTAACACTATGGCAACCACAAAACCTTATAGACACAGGAGTTAACTCAACAGGAAGTACTTTAGTAGCATCAGCAACATCTTTCAAAGAAGCTGTTATTAATGATGGTTCTTTCGACACTTCTTCTATAGTAAGTTTAGATGGAGGAAAAGAATTTACAATGACTTCAGGGACAATGACTGCAGGTACTCATTACACACATACTTTCCCTGCAGGTGTTACACCCGTTTTAACAGTTAACTCAAATAATGAGGTTAGTATTACTATTACAGGAAACGCTACAAATCATGCACTTGCTAATAATGCATCAGGAGATATTGCTTTTTTACCTGCAGCTTTTTCTGGAGGAACTACTGATTTATCTTGTACTTCATTATACTTCAACTTTAAATATGCAGATCCTTACGGTATCTTTTTTGTTGACATGCCAAACGTTGTTATATCTTCGTCTTTAGGTTGGAAATACTTCGAAATAGCTATTGGAAGCGACCCTGCTTTTGGAGGCTGGAGATTTGAAGCTAATGCATTAAAAATAGAGACCTATGATAAAAATTTAGTTTGTGAAGCAGGAACAAGAAACATTTCCTTATTAGCTCCAAATGTTGGTATTGATGCATCAAGTAACCTTACTGCTCCTGAAGCTTATCCAAACCAGCTTGATTTGCGTACGGCAAGTTATACTGCTTGGGATGGAAAAACAGGATATGTAGGATTTGATTATTTAATTGATGGCGCTACTTGCTATGGATGGTTTAAAGTTACTGTAGATGCTGATGGAGATGGATACACTATTTCTGAGTATGCTTATAACACGGAACCGGGTAAGGTTATTTACACAGGTATGACTGAAAAAGTTTCTGTTGTTTTATCTGCAGACACTCTATATGAATCAAATGCAAATGATGGTACTATAACAAACACTAGTATTATTTCATTATCAACAAACAATAGTACTTTTACAAAAAGTAGTGGAAATTTCACCGCTGGTACAGATTACACCATAACAGGAGTTCCTGCAGGATTTACAGCTACCCTTACTCTTCAAAGTAATTCAGAAGTAGAGGTTTCTTTTACAGGAAACGCAACTTCTCATCTTCCAGCTAATGATGCTGCTGTAGTAATAACTTTTAAAGATGCCGCTATTACTGGAGGTGTTGCTGTTCTAGATAATGCAGAGAAAACAATTAATTTAAAATTTGAAGCTCCTTATGGTATCTTTTATGTTGATAATCCAGATTATACTGTTTCTCAAGCTTCAGGGTGGCAGTGGTTTTACTTAGACATTGGAGATGAAACAGAATATGGTGCGTGGGCATTTGATGCTACTAATTTGAAAATAGAAACTTATGGTAAAAGATTAGTTACTGAAACAGGGACTAGAAACATTAGTTTAATACCTGTAGCTACAACTATAGATGGTTCAAACAATTTTACTGCTCCAGGTGATTACCCAGATCAATTAGATTTAAGAACTTCTACATACACAACTTGGGACGGTCAAACTGGTTTTGTTGGTTTCGAATATACAAGCAGAGGACGTATTTGCTATGGTTGGTTTCATGTAAAAGTTGAAGCAGGAGGAACAGGGTATACTGTTTTAGATTTTGCTTATAACACAAAACCAAACGAGCTTATTATAACAGGTACAGATCAATCTGGAAATTCTGTTCAAGCTCCTTCTTACTTAGCTGCTGCTGGTAATGTACAGAATTTAGAAGCTAATTTATCATGGACAAACAATGCTGCAAGTGCTACAAGCGTAATAGTTGAAAGAGCTGGAGCAGATAATGTTTTTGCAGAAATTGCTACTCTAACAGGTACAGCAACAAGTTATACCGATACAGGATTAACAAAAGAAGTTACTTACAAATATAGAGTTAGGGCTTTAGAGGCTGCTGAATATTCTGAATATTCAAACGTTACTTCTGTATTACTCTCGGACAGTCCTTCACCTACATTGGACGCGCCTATTCTTTATGGTACAGTATATGAAGAGTATTTTTATGTACAATGGGAACCGATTAGTGGTGCTACTCAATATGAAGTTCAATTAAAAGATGCTTCAGGAGATTGGGTAACCCTTGAAACAGTTGATGCTCCTGGTTATTATTTATTAATTAATAAACAAGGAGAACAAATAATATATGAGGTTAGAGTTAGAGCTATAAACACTTCTGAAACAAGTGCTAGGAGTTATGTAACAGTAAATTTAGATGATAAATCTTTTGTACTATCTACAACTAATTACGCGTTAAATATTAAGTCTTTTACTATATATCCTAATCCTGCTTCAGATATTGTAGAGTTTAATTTTAATAATCTAGATGCTAGCAAAATAACATTAACTATTTATAATATAAGTGGTGCTGTAGTTGATGTTGTTAAAAATGCATCAAGATATTCTGTTAATCACCTTGCAAAAGGAATGTACATTGTTATTGCAACAGATGGTAACTTTGTTGAAACCCAAAAATTATTAATAAAATAGTTTAATTTGAACTATTCAAACTAATTAGTATTGGTTGTTTGAAAATACTACAAATAGAAACACTTGCAATTTTTTGCAAGTGTTTTTTTTATACCCTATCCTAAATTGTTTGTCCTTAGTATTTAAACATCTGTCATCTAAAAATAAAACTTCTACTTAAAATAATATCTCTATATCTACAATTATTAGTCTAATACCTTTGATAAACATTGTATTATAAGTAATCAATACTATCTATGGAACCGTTATAGTTACATCATATACAGCTCTACAAGTTGTATTTATTTGAGCAGTCTTTTGTGTAGCATTTTCTAAATACGATACTTTCACATGAAATTCTGTAGGCATTTGATAAACGCGTGTTCTTGTAATATCTGATAAAGAGCTATTAATCGTTATTACTATTACACATACAATACTATTGTAAATGATACTGATATCGTAGGGATTTGAACTTTTTTAGGAATCTCAAAAACCAAAAAGGTTCCTGTTGTAGTTCCTAATAATAGCATAGTGTTAGTAGCAAATGGAATTTAGTAGGAATGTTTACCGTATCAATTAATTTAAAGAGTAATGCCAATGGAACAAATAACTTTTTATTGATGAATAGAATAAACTTAGCCCTAGATAGAGTTGCTGTATATCAATGGAATGCAAATATACCCTCTTATGATTTTTTTAATCATACTATAATAGTGTAAGCACAGATTTTTAGAAGCAGCTGGAAATAGGATTTAGTTTTATTGCTTAAAAAGGGAGATACTTTTGCACCTCTGGTTATATGTATTTAGTTCTGAAAATAAAGAAAGACAAAACCTTAGTGTAATTACTTCTTTTTTAACTTCAATTTAAAGATATTAGAACTAGGAATCTCTCATAAAGATTCAATTAAAGGTTTAAGACAGTCTTCAAGTAGATTCTACAATTTCTAAAAAGATAAACTTTATAGTGAACAAGAGCAATTAATCTTATGTCAAAAACAAAAAAAGCTGAACAATGGTGTTAGTGTTCAGCTTTAATTTGAAAATTAAGTTTTATAACTACTTGTTTGTATTATTTTGGATAGTGTCTTTTAAGTTGTATTTATAATAGTTAAAGTAATTTCTTATTGATCATAGGTAATATAGGTAGAAACCAACCAATGATTCAATTTGTCTCCATCTACAGGTGTTGCTGGTATTTTTATTTTTAATGTATGAGTTCCTGCTTTTAAATCTCCTAAATTAACAACCATAGGTGCTACCGAAGAGCCCGGGCACCAATTTGATCTTGATAAATCTGAAGAAGCAATGCGCTCTTCAATTTCTTTTATTTGATAAGATCTTGTTTTTGAATCTATATAAGAAGCAGAGTCTTTTCTTAGCCACACGCCAGAAGTAGGATTGAACCTTCTAAAAGAGGCACAGTCATCTCTCCACGGAATCGTGTCTAAAACAAGTGTATTATTAAAATAAACGCTATTTTTAATTTTAATAAACTCATCGCCGCCACTATGCCCTCCATGACCTGTTGTGATGTAATGTAATTTTACATTTTTAATGTCTTTTTTTAAATTGATGGTTTTCTCTAAGTCATTATGAGCAAAATTATCTGGTATCTGCTGTCCACCAACATAAGGTACCGTATTTACTAAAGGCAGTACAAAGACTTTTCGCTGTTTTCTATTTGAATATGTAAGCTCTAAATCAAAATTATAACCTTCCGAGGTCCAAGAATCTATCCAGACACCTACATAAAACGTTCCGGTAACTAAGCTTTCTAAATTTGTAACATCTTGTTCCCAAACAACTTGTTTTTCCCAATTAGGAATATAAACGGGTCTTCTGTATTTTACTTTATTGTCGCTGTAATGGCCAACACCAAAAGGAGTCATAAACCTCATTAACTCTATAACTGGATTATAATTGTCTCCTGAAACTAAACCAGCATATGTACCATCTATATAAGAATCCTTAGGGAATTTCCCCTCTTTTTCCGTAATAGAAAGGATAGAAAGTTTTTTAGGATCTGAAACCACAAAACAAGATCCAGACTTATCCCAACGATCTCCGTTAGAACGCACTGTTATTTTTACTTTTACATCTGTACCACTTATAAAGGTAGGAATCGTTACTTTTTTATACACCAAACGGCCGCTCATTAAACGAACTGCTTCTGTATCTAGTCCTTTTTTACCTCCAAAATTTAAAGGCTGTTTATTGAATACATTAATTTTAGTACTGTTTTCTTGAGCAATTATATTAGCACAAAACGCCAGCAAATAGATTACTATAATATTTTTAAACTTCATTTTAAACAAATTAAATTATTGGTTTATAAATTTTAATTCTACTAGAACAGGTAAATGATCTGACGGATATTTACAGTCTTTAGAATCACTTAATACTGCATATTTTAACACTTTTACAGCCTCTTTACTTGTAAAAATATAATCGATTCTATCTGAAACAGGTTTGTTAAAATTAAAACCATTGAAAGTTCCTGTTGGACCAAAAGGTTTTAATATACTTACATTTTTAGTATCATTCAAGACTTTTGAAAGTAATTGAATTGGTGCTGTTTCTGGTTTTAAATTAAAATCTCCTATAACAATTACTGGTAAATTATTGGTGTTTAATTCTTTAATTTTTTCAAGAATTAATGCTGCACTTTTAACTCTTGCTACACTTCCAATATGATCGAAATGTGTGTTAAATACCCAAAATTGCTCGCTGTTGGTTTTGTTTTTAAAAAGTCCGTAGGTACAAATACGTTCCATGGATGCATCCCAACCAACAGAAATTTTATTAGGAGTTTCAGACAACCAAAAGGTACCTTCGTTTATGAGATTAAACTTTTCTTTATTATAAAAAACAGCACTGTATTCACCTTTCGTTTTACCGTCATCACGTCCAATTCCTATATAAGAATAATTCGTGAAAACACTATCTAAAAACTGAACTTGATGCTGTAGACCTTCTTGAATTCCGAAAACATCTGGATTGTTATATGAAATCTGATCCGTTAAAAAAACGTTTCTCTTAGACCATTGATTTTCGCCGTCGTTTGAATTATCATATCTAATATTATAGGTCATTATTTTATAGACTTCTTTTTCCGAAGTGCAAGAAAATGAAAAACATACTAAAAGTAAAATAACTATTTTTTTCATATTATTTATTTATTGGTGTAAATCGGATAGCTTGTCCACCACCAGCAGCTAACTTTATATTAAGATTGGTTTTTGAAGTCACTTCTTTTTTTAGAATATCAATTTCTGTCGGATTGGTTTCCCAGTCTGCATTCGTACCATCGGCATAGATTTGAGCGATGTATGTTTTATTTTCTTCAAGAAAACTTAATTCTATATTTAATTCTCTTTGGCTCTCATCTGTAATGCTTCCTAAAAACCAATCATCACTATTTTTATCTTTTCTAACAATGGTTATGTAATCTCCTATTTTTCCATTAATCATTTTTGAAAACTCCCAATCTGTAGCAACATCTTCAATAAATTTAAAAGCAGGTTGATTTTCATAATTCTCTATCAAATCAGATGCCATTTGCATTGGACTATACAACACAACAAATAAAGCTAATTGCTTTGCTAATGTTGTATTTACCCTGGAAGTCCCATCATCTAAATCATTCCATTTGACTCTGTTTTTAGCGTTTTTATATAAAATATCAAATACACCAGGTGTATAATCTATTGGTCCTGCTAAACCTCTTGTAAAAGGCAAAATTGTATAATGTTCTGGCGGATTCCCAGAACTCCAAGCATTCCATTCCATACCTCTAGTACCTTCACGAGTCATCATATTTGGATAGGTCCTTCTTATTCCTGTGGGTTTAATCGGCTCATGAGCATCAATCATAATTTTATATTTAGCAGCAGTTTTAACAACCTCTCTATAATGGTTTACCATAAACTGCCCATGATGAAATTGACCTTTTGTTTGAATGCCTCCTGCGTAACCCGTTTTTACAGCTTTAACCCCCAATTGTTGATACATTGAAAAAATAGGGTCTAATTTATTTTCAAAAGATTGTGCGGCCCCACCAGTTTCAACATGACCAATAAATGAAATGTTTTTTTCAGTAGCATAGTTTGTAACTTCTTTCAAATTAAAATCGTCGTAAGGTGTTACAAAATCGAAAGCATCCTTCTTTCCCCAATTTTCCCAACCTGTGTTCCAGCCTTCAACTAAAACACCTTTAATTTTATGTTTGTCTGCAAAATCGATATATTTCTTTGTTTCTTCGGTTGTTGCTCCATGTCTTTCACCTAAAGTCCAAGTTTGTGTTCCCAAGTGCATTCCCCACCAAATTCCTATATATTTCATAGGTTCAATCCAAGACACATTTTCAATTTTATTCGGTTCATTTAAATTCAAAATTAAATTAGACTCCACTAAATCTTTTGCATTGTCTGTTATTTGAATGGTACGCCAAGGAGAAACCATTGGTGTTTTTGCTTTTACTTTAACACCATTTGGCCACGGTACCAAATCACTTTTAAAAGAAAATGAGGCCGCTTCATTTTTCTTTAAAGTCATGCCTGCATAATTTGTTAAATTCGCTTCATGAATACTTATAAAATTACCAGCTTCCGTTTCTAATGTTATTGGTGTATTTGCTGACTCAATTTCATTTAAAGATGCATTTTTATAGAGTGTTTCGTATGATTCAAAATTTGCAGGAATATACCAGCCACTATGGTTTTTTACGAAATTAAATTCCGTTAATTCTTGTGTAATTAGAAGACTGTCTATATTTTTTTGTTTAGGAATTTCATACCGAAACCCAATACCATCATTGTATATTTTAAAGTAAAGATTCAGTTTTCTTTTGAATCCATCTTTTTCTTGTAAGCAAATTAATAGTTGATTGTAATTATCTTCTATTACACTTTTTTCTCCCCAAACAGTAGTCCATTTGGTGTTGGATTGTGTAATGCTATAATCTGTTACTATAAAGTTTTTAGATAAAGGATTTGCATTTTTAAATTCGTACCCTAATTTTGAGGGATTTATAATTACAGAATCTTTAAAATTAACCGTGTAATATATCCCTTGACTCGTATTTACAGAGACCTTAATTTTATTATCAGGAGATTCAATTTTTAAAACCTTTTCACTAGAGCAGCTTATTAGTGTTAAATTAAATAAGAATAACACAGTCCATTTTTTTAATTTCATCTTTTTTATTGATTTAAAAACAAATTATTATTTTAAATTAAACTGAACTTTAGAAGCATTCGTTAACGTTTCATGACTTATAAAAAAAGCTTTTTTAGTTTTTCCATCAACAGTAAACGATTTTAAATTTCCTTTTCCATTTTTTTCTATAACCAAAGTTTTATTCTTGTAATATCTTGTGTCTAAATGAATCGTTATCTTATCGAATCTTGGAGTTGTAATTGTGTACATAGGATCTGCAGGAGAAACCGGATATATTCCCATCATGCTATAAATTAACCACGCAGACATGGTTCCTGTATCATCGTTTCCAGGTAAACCAGCAGGTTTATTTGTAAAATACTCATTAATTAAATTGGTAACACGTTGTTGTGTTTTCCATTCATATCCTTTTGCATAGTTGTATAAATATGGGTAAGCAATATCCGGTTCATTCGCCATATCAAATTGTTTTTTCTCAAAAACCTCATCTAATTTAGCAACGTATTCTTTTTTACCGCCCATCGATTTCATTAAATATTTTGTATCATGCGCAACCATAAAAGTATACTGCCACGAATTTCCTTCAATAAACCCTACGTTTTTTTCGAAATTAGCACCTTGATTAGGATTAAAAGGCGAATGCCATGAACCATCATCATTTTTTGGACGCAATAAATTAAATTCCTTGTCAAAGAAACTTCTATAGGAAACAGCACGATTAGAAAATAATTTATAATCTTTTTTCTTCCCTAATTTATTTGCCAATTGTGCGATTGCAAAATCACTGATGTTATATTCTTGTGTTGTTGAAACAGAACCGCTATTGGTTGTTTTTGTTGATAAATATCCGTTCTTTATATAATCTTTAATTCCTGGCCTTAACGGGTTGTTTTCTAGTTGTGTAGCGCTTTTTCGCATGGCTTCATACGCTTTTTCAATATCAAAATCTTGTATGCCTCTTAAATACGTATCTGCTAGAATAATTCCTGCAGGATCACCAACCATTGTGGTTGTTTCGGTTGCATTCAGTTCCCATTTAGGTAACCATCCGCTTTCATCATAAATGTTCAGCATACTTTTTACCATATCCGATTGTTGTTTTGGA from Polaribacter sp. ALD11 includes the following:
- a CDS encoding M43 family zinc metalloprotease, coding for MKLKLLLLLFLLFSLLNVNAQSISCRAAEENAKVYRDNPSALQEKKDFDIFSKEFALKQKKESTKQEAVSYTIPVVFHVYGDIQSGQTVTYDKIVTHLRHLNDDFNGRNDDYETVEDFFKSRRGTLDIEFKLAKIDPNGGCTNGVVFHSAKNGYGNGGGYDDQIAADAWDNEKYMNVYIQNDLYNEGSLTNSGVAWYPNTGMTDANTARVVFNGAYLYDNSYSKEFSATLTHEFGHFMNLIHTFEGGCSGTDEVADTPKEDAAHTLACSPGTNCDGDKVNIENYMGYNGAQGCYKMYTQGQITRMLAALQHPARVTLWQPQNLIDTGVNSTGSTLVASATSFKEAVINDGSFDTSSIVSLDGGKEFTMTSGTMTAGTHYTHTFPAGVTPVLTVNSNNEVSITITGNATNHALANNASGDIAFLPAAFSGGTTDLSCTSLYFNFKYADPYGIFFVDMPNVVISSSLGWKYFEIAIGSDPAFGGWRFEANALKIETYDKNLVCEAGTRNISLLAPNVGIDASSNLTAPEAYPNQLDLRTASYTAWDGKTGYVGFDYLIDGATCYGWFKVTVDADGDGYTISEYAYNTEPGKVIYTGMTEKVSVVLSADTLYESNANDGTITNTSIISLSTNNSTFTKSSGNFTAGTDYTITGVPAGFTATLTLQSNSEVEVSFTGNATSHLPANDAAVVITFKDAAITGGVAVLDNAEKTINLKFEAPYGIFYVDNPDYTVSQASGWQWFYLDIGDETEYGAWAFDATNLKIETYGKRLVTETGTRNISLIPVATTIDGSNNFTAPGDYPDQLDLRTSTYTTWDGQTGFVGFEYTSRGRICYGWFHVKVEAGGTGYTVLDFAYNTKPNELIITGTDQSGNSVQAPSYLAAAGNVQNLEANLSWTNNAASATSVIVERAGADNVFAEIATLTGTATSYTDTGLTKEVTYKYRVRALEAAEYSEYSNVTSVLLSDSPSPTLDAPILYGTVYEEYFYVQWEPISGATQYEVQLKDASGDWVTLETVDAPGYYLLINKQGEQIIYEVRVRAINTSETSARSYVTVNLDDKSFVLSTTNYALNIKSFTIYPNPASDIVEFNFNNLDASKITLTIYNISGAVVDVVKNASRYSVNHLAKGMYIVIATDGNFVETQKLLIK
- a CDS encoding endonuclease/exonuclease/phosphatase family protein, whose product is MKKIVILLLVCFSFSCTSEKEVYKIMTYNIRYDNSNDGENQWSKRNVFLTDQISYNNPDVFGIQEGLQHQVQFLDSVFTNYSYIGIGRDDGKTKGEYSAVFYNKEKFNLINEGTFWLSETPNKISVGWDASMERICTYGLFKNKTNSEQFWVFNTHFDHIGSVARVKSAALILEKIKELNTNNLPVIVIGDFNLKPETAPIQLLSKVLNDTKNVSILKPFGPTGTFNGFNFNKPVSDRIDYIFTSKEAVKVLKYAVLSDSKDCKYPSDHLPVLVELKFINQ
- a CDS encoding PNGase F N-terminal domain-containing protein, with the translated sequence MKFKNIIVIYLLAFCANIIAQENSTKINVFNKQPLNFGGKKGLDTEAVRLMSGRLVYKKVTIPTFISGTDVKVKITVRSNGDRWDKSGSCFVVSDPKKLSILSITEKEGKFPKDSYIDGTYAGLVSGDNYNPVIELMRFMTPFGVGHYSDNKVKYRRPVYIPNWEKQVVWEQDVTNLESLVTGTFYVGVWIDSWTSEGYNFDLELTYSNRKQRKVFVLPLVNTVPYVGGQQIPDNFAHNDLEKTINLKKDIKNVKLHYITTGHGGHSGGDEFIKIKNSVYFNNTLVLDTIPWRDDCASFRRFNPTSGVWLRKDSASYIDSKTRSYQIKEIEERIASSDLSRSNWCPGSSVAPMVVNLGDLKAGTHTLKIKIPATPVDGDKLNHWLVSTYITYDQ
- a CDS encoding glycoside hydrolase family 97 protein; this encodes MKLKKWTVLFLFNLTLISCSSEKVLKIESPDNKIKVSVNTSQGIYYTVNFKDSVIINPSKLGYEFKNANPLSKNFIVTDYSITQSNTKWTTVWGEKSVIEDNYNQLLICLQEKDGFKRKLNLYFKIYNDGIGFRYEIPKQKNIDSLLITQELTEFNFVKNHSGWYIPANFESYETLYKNASLNEIESANTPITLETEAGNFISIHEANLTNYAGMTLKKNEAASFSFKSDLVPWPNGVKVKAKTPMVSPWRTIQITDNAKDLVESNLILNLNEPNKIENVSWIEPMKYIGIWWGMHLGTQTWTLGERHGATTEETKKYIDFADKHKIKGVLVEGWNTGWENWGKKDAFDFVTPYDDFNLKEVTNYATEKNISFIGHVETGGAAQSFENKLDPIFSMYQQLGVKAVKTGYAGGIQTKGQFHHGQFMVNHYREVVKTAAKYKIMIDAHEPIKPTGIRRTYPNMMTREGTRGMEWNAWSSGNPPEHYTILPFTRGLAGPIDYTPGVFDILYKNAKNRVKWNDLDDGTSRVNTTLAKQLALFVVLYSPMQMASDLIENYENQPAFKFIEDVATDWEFSKMINGKIGDYITIVRKDKNSDDWFLGSITDESQRELNIELSFLEENKTYIAQIYADGTNADWETNPTEIDILKKEVTSKTNLNIKLAAGGGQAIRFTPINK